Proteins co-encoded in one Polluticoccus soli genomic window:
- a CDS encoding T9SS type A sorting domain-containing protein, protein MRVFTLALLCCVFCVAQTQAQYFFQTKIVNNNFITTPYQGAHICISGDGNTMMIGAPRDSNKRGSVHIYNRQGNAWVFDTTIWAPLKNLFVNGNYVDNGFGSAIAMSKDGSRAAIGRWGDNDGSGGVWIFEKDVNGDWSDVTGWLHPSGTQWLWSRYGISLDMTDDGNTIVVGASAYGTGGAAYIIYKSGSTWSTYLLAAGSDNSGLDVAIAGNGSRVFIGEPTGNKIQEWEMTSWWTYKGYIPVISTSYPSLQGQSIDASYTGDTLVAGTINFGGPTTGVVAMKRSSTGVWSQIGTSIIAQNSVTFVNKVALSADAKRVVFSSPEENSQAGAAYYSELDATGNWTQPLRLYGNGAIGNAHQGYGLAISGDGNVIASGGYADNSNLGATWIFTQMQPQLAAGTITGSPFCKSTSYTATVPFTANMTGGMYDVQLSDANGSFTLPSVIGSGSSNPIIVSIPANTPAGINYRMRVVYTGGGDLNNSFEGAPNSAPLAINACTSVDDVASMKLKVYPNPASNGIRVEGLTRSLHYSMVNVAGAVMQTGELTPQNATVNFNAPGGVYFIQLRDGDSYLGSVRVVVQH, encoded by the coding sequence ATGCGTGTTTTTACCCTTGCCCTATTGTGTTGTGTGTTTTGTGTGGCACAAACCCAGGCGCAGTATTTCTTCCAAACCAAGATCGTCAACAACAATTTCATCACCACCCCTTACCAGGGGGCACACATCTGCATCTCGGGCGATGGTAATACGATGATGATAGGCGCCCCGCGCGACAGCAACAAGCGTGGCAGCGTACATATATACAACCGCCAGGGCAATGCCTGGGTGTTTGATACCACCATCTGGGCACCGCTGAAGAACCTGTTTGTGAATGGCAACTATGTAGACAATGGTTTTGGCAGCGCCATCGCCATGTCGAAAGACGGCAGCAGGGCAGCCATAGGCCGCTGGGGCGATAACGACGGCAGCGGCGGCGTATGGATATTTGAAAAAGACGTGAATGGCGACTGGAGCGACGTGACCGGCTGGCTGCACCCTTCGGGCACGCAGTGGCTGTGGTCGCGCTACGGCATATCGCTGGATATGACCGATGACGGTAACACGATAGTCGTAGGTGCCTCTGCCTACGGCACTGGTGGCGCTGCATACATCATCTACAAAAGCGGCAGCACATGGAGCACTTACCTGTTAGCCGCCGGCAGCGACAACTCCGGCCTTGATGTAGCGATAGCAGGTAATGGTTCGCGCGTTTTTATTGGCGAGCCTACGGGCAATAAGATACAAGAGTGGGAAATGACCAGCTGGTGGACCTATAAAGGGTATATACCGGTTATCTCCACCTCATACCCGTCGCTGCAAGGTCAATCGATCGATGCCAGCTATACTGGCGATACGCTGGTGGCAGGTACCATCAACTTCGGCGGACCTACAACCGGTGTAGTGGCCATGAAACGCAGCAGCACCGGCGTATGGAGCCAGATAGGAACCTCCATCATTGCACAAAACAGCGTGACCTTTGTCAACAAAGTTGCTCTCTCGGCCGATGCTAAGCGCGTGGTGTTCAGCTCGCCTGAAGAGAACAGCCAGGCAGGCGCTGCCTACTACAGCGAACTGGATGCTACCGGCAACTGGACACAGCCTTTGCGGCTATATGGCAACGGCGCCATTGGCAATGCACACCAGGGCTATGGTCTTGCTATATCGGGCGATGGTAACGTGATCGCTTCGGGTGGATATGCCGACAACAGCAACCTGGGTGCTACCTGGATATTTACACAAATGCAGCCACAGCTGGCAGCGGGCACTATTACCGGCTCACCCTTCTGCAAGTCTACCTCGTACACTGCTACAGTGCCTTTTACAGCCAATATGACCGGTGGTATGTACGATGTTCAGCTATCTGATGCTAATGGCAGCTTTACCTTGCCGTCTGTAATAGGTTCAGGCAGCAGCAATCCTATCATTGTAAGCATTCCGGCCAATACACCTGCGGGTATCAACTACCGCATGCGCGTGGTGTACACCGGTGGCGGCGATCTGAATAATAGTTTTGAGGGTGCACCCAACAGCGCACCGCTGGCGATCAACGCCTGCACGTCGGTAGACGATGTAGCAAGTATGAAACTGAAAGTATATCCCAATCCTGCTTCCAATGGCATCAGGGTAGAGGGATTGACGAGATCATTGCACTACTCGATGGTGAATGTTGCAGGTGCTGTGATGCAAACCGGTGAACTGACACCACAAAATGCAACTGTAAATTTCAACGCGCCAGGTGGTGTGTATTTTATACAACTGCGCGATGGTGATAGCTATCTTGGCTCTGTAAGGGTTGTTGTGCAGCACTAG
- a CDS encoding T9SS type A sorting domain-containing protein produces MIRTLLAICLILQVPATYAQQFRLKKLVRSTMYNETGMTEDYTMNYYYSSDKPGPFTAKWAGIGHNPFPFNLSGTLLYDSAIQTNKNMSASPIAEYIYQTINAQNQITKRETYDKADATTPLTLFISQIFTFSGTSLISQTNNDDLYTYVYKNGKLDTSYYYPLGASTPLYFNVYSYNTNGDITSTKSYNSAGVSDLQRYYTGPNVTDAVTLYTTYSTSVTDTTFRSIYTYNAQNEVVTSENWNCATPGTDLILRNQNFNTYDANNNILESLLKTERNGLPGLDTTRNSTYTYNTWGQLTKVETLNWDGTQFKPMSDTSDASSSQKIEMEYELYWPASVHELNNDAQVKLYPSPASDFIRVETEWKQATPFTAAILDMQGRVIRQWDEPATKVYTRSIPLTELPSGMYMIKLHCGEEQFSKQFSVYK; encoded by the coding sequence ATGATTAGAACATTACTTGCTATTTGTCTTATTCTCCAGGTTCCTGCGACCTATGCGCAGCAGTTCAGGTTAAAAAAGCTGGTGCGGTCTACCATGTACAACGAAACCGGTATGACCGAAGATTACACCATGAACTACTATTATTCCAGCGATAAACCGGGGCCGTTTACTGCGAAGTGGGCAGGTATTGGCCACAACCCCTTTCCGTTCAATCTTTCCGGCACCCTGCTATACGATAGTGCGATACAAACGAATAAAAATATGAGCGCGTCGCCCATCGCGGAGTATATATACCAAACCATAAATGCTCAAAACCAGATAACCAAACGGGAGACATATGACAAAGCCGACGCCACTACGCCGTTGACACTGTTTATTAGCCAAATATTTACCTTCAGCGGCACGTCATTGATATCGCAAACTAACAACGACGACCTCTATACGTACGTATACAAAAATGGCAAGCTCGATACCTCTTACTATTATCCCCTGGGTGCATCGACGCCATTATATTTTAATGTATACAGCTACAACACCAACGGCGATATAACGTCGACAAAAAGTTATAACAGCGCGGGAGTGTCTGACCTTCAGCGCTACTATACCGGGCCAAATGTGACAGACGCCGTAACGCTCTATACCACTTATAGCACGTCAGTAACAGACACTACCTTCCGTAGCATCTATACCTACAACGCACAAAACGAGGTGGTGACCTCGGAGAACTGGAATTGCGCAACGCCGGGTACAGACCTTATTCTGAGAAACCAGAATTTCAACACATACGATGCTAACAACAATATCCTGGAAAGCCTTCTCAAAACCGAACGCAACGGGCTTCCCGGCCTTGACACAACACGCAATAGCACGTACACCTACAATACCTGGGGGCAGCTCACTAAGGTGGAGACCCTGAACTGGGACGGCACCCAGTTCAAACCGATGTCTGACACCAGCGATGCCAGCTCATCGCAAAAGATTGAGATGGAGTATGAACTGTACTGGCCTGCAAGCGTACACGAACTAAACAACGATGCACAGGTAAAACTTTATCCATCACCCGCATCAGATTTCATACGCGTAGAAACAGAATGGAAACAGGCTACGCCGTTTACCGCAGCTATACTCGACATGCAAGGCCGTGTAATACGCCAGTGGGACGAACCTGCAACCAAAGTCTATACACGCAGCATACCGCTTACAGAATTACCATCGGGCATGTATATGATCAAACTGCATTGTGGAGAAGAACAATTCTCTAAACAGTTCTCTGTCTACAAATAA
- a CDS encoding T9SS type A sorting domain-containing protein — translation MAKTFTLLFLVLIVALTSFAQRMRFNDTTNVWTECDWKNTVHGGAYADYSISDDTVWNGYKYYFHYRYSAWIREDTANRILYYRFQTDTADKVFVDFNMAVGDSLFFLHPVHSMKLLQVDSVPINGSFHRVLKFDRFPIMEGVGPQQLGIGPDAPFYPICCFENNGQRPTFPYPQVWFDNVTSCVTSIKEINEIKRSVVAPNPITANSRIILPRAIPGGQLVITNTTGQTISSLQIGNETSLPLPQLLPAGVYFYRITNATKEESYPGKFIVE, via the coding sequence ATGGCAAAGACCTTTACCCTCTTGTTCCTTGTGCTTATTGTAGCGCTCACCTCATTCGCACAGAGGATGCGGTTTAACGATACCACAAACGTATGGACCGAATGCGACTGGAAAAATACGGTACACGGCGGCGCTTACGCGGATTACAGCATTTCGGATGACACAGTATGGAATGGTTACAAGTACTACTTTCATTACAGGTACAGCGCATGGATAAGAGAAGACACTGCCAACAGGATATTGTACTACAGGTTTCAAACCGATACCGCAGATAAAGTCTTCGTCGATTTCAATATGGCGGTGGGCGATTCATTATTTTTTTTACACCCAGTGCATTCGATGAAGCTTTTGCAGGTCGACTCCGTACCTATCAACGGCAGCTTTCACCGGGTATTGAAGTTTGACAGGTTCCCTATAATGGAAGGGGTCGGCCCGCAGCAGCTTGGCATTGGACCTGATGCGCCATTTTATCCCATTTGCTGTTTCGAGAACAATGGACAACGACCAACTTTTCCCTACCCACAGGTATGGTTCGATAATGTGACGAGCTGCGTGACCAGCATCAAAGAAATCAACGAAATAAAACGATCCGTCGTTGCACCCAACCCCATTACCGCCAACAGCCGCATCATACTGCCGCGTGCAATACCCGGTGGCCAACTCGTTATCACCAACACCACAGGCCAAACTATCAGTTCGTTGCAGATCGGGAATGAAACAAGCTTACCGCTTCCACAGCTATTACCGGCGGGCGTTTATTTCTACCGTATTACAAATGCAACTAAAGAAGAAAGCTATCCAGGCAAGTTTATTGTAGAATAA
- a CDS encoding S24 family peptidase, with the protein MMMQIHEGEALQNAAKLSKLGVHGLAEYLGVPRSTLYYNFRKSRLDEDLKEKTARALGLSVEQLFGGLYNNPAAGALANSRMTGEDIRMRKALGDIREEEGLSVVPIMAQAGYSKHYEDPVFVGELEHMRIPNMPYKGERYRVFEVSGDSMEPTLKEHFHVVAERVDQDYWNTTAQFYIHVVVTHDRIMVKRLFRKDDNETFVMISDNEEFYPQFTMKKSEIKELWLVKRKIDWDMPPPKRFEIKV; encoded by the coding sequence ATGATGATGCAAATACATGAGGGTGAAGCCCTTCAGAATGCAGCCAAGCTCAGTAAGCTGGGTGTGCACGGCCTGGCCGAATATCTCGGCGTGCCGAGGTCGACGCTCTATTACAACTTCCGCAAGTCGCGGCTGGACGAAGACCTGAAAGAAAAGACTGCACGCGCGCTCGGTTTGAGTGTAGAGCAGTTGTTTGGTGGTTTATACAACAACCCCGCTGCAGGCGCGCTGGCCAACAGCCGCATGACAGGGGAGGATATACGCATGCGCAAAGCCCTTGGCGATATTCGCGAAGAAGAGGGCCTGAGCGTGGTGCCTATTATGGCGCAGGCCGGCTATAGCAAGCACTACGAAGATCCCGTTTTCGTAGGCGAGCTGGAGCATATGCGCATACCTAACATGCCCTACAAGGGCGAACGCTACCGTGTGTTCGAGGTGAGTGGCGATAGTATGGAGCCTACGCTGAAGGAACATTTCCATGTAGTAGCCGAGCGTGTGGACCAGGATTACTGGAATACTACTGCGCAGTTTTACATACACGTAGTGGTAACGCACGATCGTATCATGGTGAAACGTCTCTTCCGCAAGGACGATAACGAGACGTTCGTGATGATATCTGACAACGAAGAGTTCTATCCTCAGTTTACCATGAAGAAGAGCGAGATAAAAGAACTGTGGCTGGTGAAGCGCAAAATAGACTGGGACATGCCGCCGCCGAAGCGGTTTGAAATAAAGGTTTAA
- a CDS encoding Lin1244/Lin1753 domain-containing protein: MKKQSTWFSHDSNASLDPKIIALTATHGIAGYGRWWRLVEILRAEERYRYNITTPFAYSVLAKELMCSTEEAKQFVQDCIQQYQLLQTDEEHIWSTSLCGRMEHMDTQKANYSKAGKQSAQVRKEKQAASLQQSSNDVETALQHSSTKEIKQNETKQNETTTTSEGEGEVEETVKEEQKPEADWQALKQQALQDTGFTYAIISTGKLNEVQLDQWLTAFNRILTIRSEPAKSLQDYRNHFLHWFKFRDPQKEDPQTFLVPEARNKAPTIINTQTFLKTPQQIEEERAQQEQWKNRIAR, from the coding sequence ATGAAAAAACAATCCACCTGGTTCTCCCACGACAGCAACGCCAGCCTCGACCCGAAGATCATAGCCCTCACCGCCACCCACGGCATAGCAGGCTACGGCAGGTGGTGGAGGCTCGTAGAAATACTGCGCGCCGAAGAACGATACAGGTACAACATCACCACCCCATTTGCCTACAGCGTCCTCGCCAAAGAACTAATGTGCAGCACCGAAGAAGCAAAGCAATTCGTACAAGACTGTATACAACAATACCAACTCCTCCAAACCGACGAAGAACACATTTGGTCAACCAGCCTGTGTGGCAGGATGGAGCATATGGACACGCAAAAAGCCAACTATAGCAAGGCCGGGAAGCAAAGTGCACAAGTGAGGAAAGAGAAGCAAGCAGCGTCGTTGCAACAATCCTCCAACGACGTTGAAACAGCGTTGCAACATTCCTCAACAAAAGAAATAAAACAAAACGAAACAAAACAAAACGAAACTACAACTACGTCGGAAGGCGAAGGCGAGGTGGAAGAAACTGTGAAGGAAGAGCAGAAACCCGAAGCAGACTGGCAAGCCCTCAAACAACAAGCCCTTCAAGACACCGGCTTCACCTACGCCATCATCAGCACCGGCAAGCTCAACGAAGTGCAGCTAGACCAATGGCTCACCGCCTTCAACCGCATCCTCACCATACGCAGCGAGCCAGCCAAAAGCCTGCAAGACTATCGCAACCACTTCCTCCACTGGTTCAAGTTCCGCGACCCGCAGAAAGAAGACCCGCAAACCTTCCTCGTCCCCGAAGCCAGGAACAAAGCCCCCACCATCATCAACACCCAAACCTTCCTCAAAACCCCGCAGCAGATAGAAGAAGAACGCGCACAACAAGAGCAATGGAAGAACCGTATAGCGAGGTAA
- a CDS encoding replicative DNA helicase — protein MVPPLGGGGGYRQHLDYDEPLESAVLGVCLIEPQSFGTIYTLLTQECFYTQANAQVYAAMNTLWEKGAPVDLLTLSRELYDNNITEIRGYPTAYYLTSLTKDIVNSAHLQHWCLMLRELAARRMMISLTSTRFSGDDVITHAEHIQQQIKQALDIRATDDWLDASAAALALTKHMDDAQNKDRIGVSTTFHSIDKINGGFRPGQLVVIGARPSVGKSALMGAIATQAAMHGTPTGVISLEMPAADLFGRMVSADTHIPFTDIDRNRITEDDQRTYIYQSITRPAGLPLWFSDTAQVNIHDIRAKAEKLKRRHGLGLLIIDYLQLIEETTTTATRNREQNISAISRGLKMLAMNLGIPVIALSQLNRESEARAHKRPSMADLRESGAIEQDADIIMLLHRDWRCGITTDAHGHSTEHQADLLIPKWRNGTPLDLKLHFHPHTMRFEERT, from the coding sequence ATGGTCCCCCCTTTAGGGGGCGGAGGGGGTTATAGGCAACACCTCGACTACGACGAACCCCTCGAAAGCGCAGTGTTAGGAGTATGCCTCATAGAACCCCAATCCTTCGGAACCATCTACACACTCCTCACGCAGGAATGCTTCTACACGCAAGCCAACGCACAAGTCTACGCAGCCATGAACACCCTCTGGGAGAAAGGCGCACCCGTCGATCTGCTAACACTCAGCAGAGAACTCTACGACAACAACATAACAGAAATACGCGGCTACCCCACCGCATACTATCTCACATCACTAACGAAGGACATCGTCAACTCAGCCCACCTCCAGCACTGGTGCCTCATGTTAAGAGAACTTGCAGCAAGACGCATGATGATCAGCCTCACCTCCACCCGCTTCTCCGGAGATGATGTCATCACCCATGCCGAACACATACAACAGCAAATAAAACAAGCCCTCGACATACGCGCTACCGACGACTGGCTCGATGCCTCCGCCGCAGCCCTCGCCCTCACCAAACACATGGACGATGCCCAAAACAAAGACCGCATAGGAGTATCCACCACATTCCACAGCATAGACAAGATAAACGGAGGCTTCCGCCCCGGGCAGCTCGTGGTGATAGGCGCGCGCCCATCAGTAGGCAAAAGCGCACTCATGGGCGCCATAGCCACACAAGCCGCCATGCACGGCACACCAACAGGAGTCATCTCGCTCGAGATGCCCGCCGCCGACCTCTTTGGCCGCATGGTGAGCGCCGACACACACATACCCTTCACCGATATCGACCGCAACCGCATCACTGAAGACGATCAACGAACATACATCTACCAATCCATCACCCGCCCCGCCGGACTGCCCCTCTGGTTCTCCGACACCGCCCAGGTAAACATACACGACATACGCGCCAAAGCCGAAAAACTAAAACGCCGCCACGGCCTCGGCCTCCTCATTATCGACTACCTGCAGCTCATAGAAGAAACCACCACCACAGCCACCCGCAACCGCGAGCAAAACATCTCCGCCATCTCCCGCGGACTAAAAATGCTGGCCATGAACCTCGGCATACCCGTCATTGCCCTCAGCCAGCTGAACCGCGAAAGCGAAGCCCGCGCCCACAAACGCCCATCGATGGCCGACCTCCGCGAATCGGGCGCCATAGAGCAAGACGCCGACATCATCATGCTCCTCCACCGCGACTGGCGCTGCGGCATCACCACCGACGCCCACGGCCACAGCACCGAGCACCAGGCCGACCTCCTCATCCCCAAATGGCGCAATGGCACCCCCCTCGACCTCAAACTCCACTTCCACCCCCACACCATGCGGTTTGAAGAGAGGACGTAA